In the Muricauda sp. MAR_2010_75 genome, one interval contains:
- a CDS encoding SHOCT domain-containing protein — MEFFGHAPDLVGHLDCGIGLDFLCPTSSSYEEIEGDDPLMLLKIRFAKGEISKEEYERI; from the coding sequence ATGGAGTTTTTTGGGCATGCACCTGATCTGGTGGGCCATTTGGATTGTGGCATTGGGCTGGATTTTCTTTGCCCAACCAGTTCCTCCTATGAAGAGATTGAGGGAGATGACCCACTAATGTTGCTCAAAATCCGCTTCGCGAAGGGCGAGATTTCCAAAGAAGAATACGAGCGAATCTAA
- a CDS encoding SHOCT domain-containing protein, which translates to MKEGRPLSVLKKRFANGEISKEEYEESKKILKSN; encoded by the coding sequence ATCAAAGAAGGAAGACCACTTTCAGTTCTAAAAAAGCGCTTCGCCAATGGCGAAATCTCTAAGGAGGAATATGAAGAATCAAAAAAGATCTTGAAATCAAATTAA